One genomic segment of Ferrimonas sp. YFM includes these proteins:
- the glmM gene encoding phosphoglucosamine mutase — MSRKYFGTDGVRGLVGKYPITPKFAMKLGWAAGKVLASKGSSRVLIGKDTRISGYMLESAMEAGFAAAGVDVAFLGPMPTPAVAYLTRTFRSEAGVVISASHNPYHDNGIKFFSADGTKLNDEIELEIESWLDKEMDCVASEELGKASRISDAAGRYIEYCKASFSREFSLKGQRIVLDCANGATYHVGPPVFNELGAEVITICNEPNGTNINDHCGATHLAALRKKVVEVRADYGIAFDGDGDRVMMVDADGSVLDGDVILYILAKHWKEKNIAFGGVVGTLMANMGLELALNEMQVPFARAKVGDRYVVEMLKEKGWSLGGENSGHILSLEHSSTGDGIIAALQVLQVLAETGKTLGEAREGMTLLPQVLVNVKFSGENAPLEAETVKQAVIDAETALAGRGRVLLRKSGTEPLIRVMVEGEDQAQVQQLADSIADVIRAEGA; from the coding sequence ATGTCTAGAAAGTATTTTGGCACCGACGGTGTTCGCGGCCTGGTGGGGAAATACCCCATCACTCCAAAGTTTGCAATGAAACTGGGCTGGGCAGCCGGTAAGGTCTTGGCCAGCAAGGGCAGCAGCCGAGTACTCATTGGCAAGGATACCCGCATCTCTGGCTATATGCTGGAATCCGCCATGGAGGCAGGCTTCGCCGCCGCAGGTGTGGATGTCGCCTTCCTGGGCCCCATGCCTACTCCTGCTGTTGCTTACCTGACCCGCACCTTCCGCAGTGAAGCTGGGGTTGTCATCAGCGCATCCCACAATCCATACCATGACAACGGCATCAAGTTCTTCTCCGCCGACGGCACCAAGCTCAACGACGAAATCGAGCTGGAGATTGAGTCCTGGCTGGATAAAGAGATGGATTGCGTGGCCTCCGAAGAGTTGGGCAAAGCCAGCCGCATCAGTGATGCTGCCGGTCGCTACATCGAGTACTGCAAGGCATCTTTCAGCCGTGAATTCAGCCTGAAGGGCCAGCGCATTGTTCTCGACTGTGCCAATGGTGCCACCTACCACGTAGGTCCACCGGTATTCAACGAACTGGGCGCCGAAGTGATCACCATCTGCAATGAACCCAACGGCACTAACATCAACGACCACTGCGGCGCGACCCACCTTGCCGCATTGCGTAAAAAGGTTGTCGAGGTTCGCGCCGATTACGGTATCGCCTTCGACGGCGACGGCGACCGCGTAATGATGGTCGATGCCGATGGCAGCGTGCTCGACGGTGACGTCATTCTCTACATCCTGGCCAAGCACTGGAAAGAGAAGAACATCGCCTTTGGCGGTGTTGTCGGCACCCTGATGGCCAATATGGGCCTGGAGCTGGCTCTCAACGAGATGCAGGTTCCCTTTGCCCGCGCCAAAGTGGGTGACCGCTATGTGGTCGAGATGCTCAAAGAGAAAGGGTGGTCCCTCGGCGGTGAAAACTCCGGTCACATCCTCTCCTTGGAGCACTCCAGCACCGGAGATGGCATCATCGCTGCCCTGCAGGTCCTTCAGGTCCTGGCAGAAACTGGCAAGACCCTAGGTGAAGCCCGCGAAGGGATGACCCTGCTTCCTCAGGTGCTGGTTAACGTGAAGTTCTCCGGTGAGAATGCGCCCCTGGAAGCCGAGACCGTCAAGCAGGCTGTGATTGATGCCGAAACGGCTCTGGCAGGCCGAGGCCGAGTTCTGCTGCGTAAATCCGGCACCGAGCCCCTAATCCGGGTGATGGTGGAAGGCGAAGACCAAGCTCAGGTACAGCAACTGGCTGACTCCATCGCCGACGTTATTCGGGCAGAAGGCGCCTAA
- a CDS encoding VacJ family lipoprotein, with translation MRRCLPLWLAAAALFVAPAQAEEPDQDMADVEYRDPRDPFESVNRWIWDFNYNVLDKHLYRPVTYFYIDWVPVGAQIGVENFVKNFDEPYSVVNNLLQGKVKWSANAAGRFVINTTLGIAGVFDVASDMGLERKQDEFGEVLGFYGVPDGPYLMIPVFGPSSVRDEVGDYVDGLYFPYANLNLWQKAAHWALDGLATRAKLVDQEPILDNSLDPYVFVKEGYYQYIAYNLYDGNPPIEEDDDELLEEYLDEIE, from the coding sequence TTGAGACGTTGCCTGCCACTGTGGTTGGCCGCGGCAGCTCTGTTCGTTGCTCCGGCCCAGGCTGAAGAGCCTGACCAGGATATGGCCGACGTTGAGTATAGAGACCCCCGCGACCCCTTTGAGTCGGTGAACCGCTGGATCTGGGACTTCAACTACAACGTGCTCGACAAACACCTGTATCGGCCGGTGACCTACTTTTACATCGACTGGGTCCCAGTAGGCGCCCAGATTGGGGTGGAGAACTTCGTCAAGAATTTCGATGAACCCTACTCGGTGGTCAACAACCTGTTACAGGGCAAAGTGAAATGGTCTGCCAATGCTGCGGGGCGCTTTGTTATCAACACCACCTTGGGCATTGCCGGTGTGTTCGATGTGGCCTCAGATATGGGGCTGGAGCGCAAGCAGGACGAGTTTGGTGAAGTGCTGGGGTTCTATGGCGTACCCGATGGCCCCTACCTGATGATTCCGGTGTTTGGTCCCAGCTCTGTGCGGGATGAAGTAGGTGACTACGTGGATGGCCTCTACTTTCCCTATGCCAACTTGAACCTTTGGCAAAAGGCAGCTCACTGGGCGCTAGATGGTCTGGCTACCCGCGCCAAACTGGTGGATCAGGAACCAATCCTGGACAACTCTCTTGACCCATATGTGTTTGTGAAAGAGGGTTATTACCAGTATATTGCCTACAATCTGTACGATGGCAATCCGCCCATTGAAGAGGACGATGACGAGCTGCTGGAAGAGTACCTCGACGAAATTGAGTAA
- a CDS encoding transcription termination/antitermination NusG family protein: MLGWYLFRTKARCELQAEQQLKSLGYQVYLPAIPAKTSTHQEAEASERAQPLFPGYLFVRLDPFQDSIRKIVTLSTISQAVKTCGALLPVELALVRELRKRCMKFLESPSKTTFCSGDRVTVKEGPFAQVDAIFSETVGSKRCKLLLEMLGKVQVVETDMNNLAICDRIAS, encoded by the coding sequence ATGTTGGGATGGTATCTGTTCAGAACCAAAGCTAGGTGTGAGCTTCAGGCTGAGCAGCAACTCAAGAGCTTGGGCTACCAGGTGTACCTGCCAGCCATCCCAGCTAAGACGAGCACGCACCAAGAGGCTGAAGCATCCGAGCGCGCGCAGCCGCTGTTTCCTGGGTACCTTTTTGTCCGTCTTGACCCTTTCCAGGACTCGATTCGAAAGATAGTCACCCTCTCCACCATCTCCCAGGCAGTAAAAACTTGCGGTGCACTGTTGCCCGTAGAGTTAGCTCTGGTGAGAGAGTTACGAAAACGTTGCATGAAGTTTCTTGAAAGCCCTTCAAAAACAACATTTTGTTCTGGTGATAGAGTGACGGTTAAAGAAGGACCATTTGCGCAAGTCGACGCCATTTTCAGTGAGACAGTAGGCAGCAAACGCTGTAAGCTATTGCTCGAAATGCTGGGCAAGGTTCAGGTCGTCGAAACGGACATGAACAACCTGGCTATTTGCGATCGCATCGCAAGCTAA
- a CDS encoding response regulator, giving the protein MTLSSVRALLVEGDAAVSGRLTEYLKSMGLTVDLAETAGQALGKVIGRRPDIILMDLNLPGMDGVGLLRSMGEIDEPPPLILISSKTLLTTQVRSRYPFIVASFEKPIHDLAELGNTIEDAVTPKEDRRGSLKGELSEINMDVFSDPGVAILSQQLIFQDPKLTQAGALTRYGVYSKGLISKWFVSHTQLTDDTVAGFVAYIPAEDEQVAFVSLMLQTYLNGLRRRRRQDQQIALHAEVILNTLAHEVAASGLKAPVQVGFYTYQSVERKLSLALVGSEIKGYVRQNQHLTPIMLRSGRSLLDSPLMCAAVTRTLEPDSQLVLFGGNSSLRKQLLNDEYPGFQEALIEGGYLQVE; this is encoded by the coding sequence ATGACGTTAAGCTCTGTTAGAGCCCTGCTGGTCGAGGGCGATGCTGCCGTTTCCGGCAGATTGACAGAATACCTGAAATCAATGGGGTTAACCGTAGACCTGGCCGAAACCGCCGGCCAGGCGCTTGGAAAGGTGATTGGCCGTCGGCCGGACATCATCCTGATGGATCTCAACCTACCTGGCATGGATGGCGTGGGGCTGCTTCGCTCCATGGGTGAAATCGATGAACCACCACCACTGATCCTGATCTCCAGTAAGACGCTGCTGACCACTCAGGTACGCTCCCGCTACCCCTTTATCGTTGCCAGCTTCGAGAAGCCTATCCATGATCTGGCCGAGCTGGGCAACACCATCGAAGACGCGGTGACCCCCAAAGAGGATCGTCGGGGTAGCCTCAAGGGAGAGCTCTCCGAAATCAACATGGACGTATTCTCCGATCCTGGCGTGGCCATTCTCTCCCAGCAACTGATCTTTCAGGACCCCAAGCTGACCCAGGCCGGTGCCCTCACCCGCTACGGCGTCTACAGCAAGGGACTTATTTCCAAGTGGTTTGTCAGCCATACTCAACTGACCGACGACACCGTCGCCGGCTTTGTGGCCTATATACCCGCCGAAGATGAGCAGGTGGCCTTTGTCAGCCTGATGCTGCAAACCTACCTCAATGGCCTGCGCCGCAGGCGTCGTCAGGACCAGCAGATCGCCCTGCACGCCGAGGTGATACTCAATACCCTGGCCCACGAGGTGGCCGCCTCCGGTTTGAAGGCGCCGGTGCAGGTAGGCTTCTACACCTATCAAAGTGTCGAGCGCAAACTCTCCCTGGCTCTGGTGGGCAGTGAGATTAAGGGCTATGTGCGTCAAAACCAGCACCTGACCCCCATCATGCTGCGCTCAGGCCGCTCTCTGCTGGACTCGCCACTGATGTGCGCCGCCGTCACCCGCACCCTGGAGCCTGACAGCCAACTGGTGCTCTTTGGCGGCAACTCCAGCCTACGCAAACAGCTGCTCAACGATGAGTACCCAGGCTTCCAGGAAGCGCTGATAGAAGGCGGTTATCTGCAGGTGGAGTGA
- a CDS encoding transcription termination/antitermination NusG family protein: MLQWYLFRVRVCSERKVSQQVEAMGFSTFLPQIQNDAKGAKLKPLFPGYLFIRLDPYQSSFSSVLRLFGMIDVVRTTGELRPVELSIVVNLRRRCKLQPQLKQPVPVEVPKTGESVVFSHGAFHEVEALFQEMSDDERCRLLVKLINRQHEIEVPLNALRF, translated from the coding sequence ATGCTGCAGTGGTATCTGTTCCGCGTTCGTGTGTGTAGCGAACGCAAAGTCTCCCAACAGGTGGAAGCCATGGGCTTCAGCACCTTCTTGCCCCAGATTCAGAATGACGCCAAGGGCGCCAAGCTCAAGCCGTTGTTTCCCGGGTATCTGTTCATTCGCCTGGATCCTTATCAGTCCAGTTTCTCGTCGGTACTGCGCCTGTTCGGTATGATCGATGTGGTACGCACCACAGGCGAGCTACGCCCCGTAGAGTTGTCCATAGTGGTGAATCTGCGCCGCCGCTGTAAGCTTCAGCCGCAGCTGAAACAGCCTGTTCCGGTAGAAGTGCCCAAGACCGGCGAGTCGGTGGTATTCAGCCATGGCGCCTTCCACGAAGTCGAGGCACTGTTCCAGGAGATGTCCGATGATGAGCGTTGCCGCTTGTTGGTTAAGTTAATTAATCGTCAACATGAAATTGAAGTGCCTTTAAATGCGCTGAGGTTTTAA
- a CDS encoding chemotaxis protein CheW, producing the protein MSELRAAVGESTEGEDKVLQWVTFRLDNETYGVNVMQVREVLRFSDIAPVPGAPHYVLGIINLRGNVVTVIDTRARFALPQAEVTDTTRIVIIETENQVVGILVDSVAEVVYLKSSEIDTAPNVGTEESAKFIQGVSHRDDELLILVDLNKLLTDEEWQEIAGL; encoded by the coding sequence ATGAGTGAATTACGCGCAGCGGTGGGAGAGTCCACCGAAGGTGAAGACAAGGTGCTGCAATGGGTCACCTTCCGCCTGGATAACGAAACCTATGGTGTAAACGTGATGCAGGTGCGCGAGGTGCTGCGTTTCAGCGACATCGCCCCTGTGCCTGGCGCGCCTCACTACGTTCTGGGGATCATCAACCTGCGTGGCAACGTGGTGACCGTGATCGATACCCGAGCCCGTTTTGCCCTGCCTCAGGCTGAGGTGACCGATACCACCCGTATCGTCATCATTGAAACCGAGAACCAGGTGGTGGGCATTCTGGTCGACAGCGTTGCCGAGGTGGTTTACCTCAAGTCCTCCGAAATCGATACCGCGCCAAACGTGGGTACCGAGGAGAGCGCCAAGTTCATCCAGGGCGTAAGCCACCGCGATGACGAGCTGCTGATCCTGGTCGACCTCAACAAGCTGTTGACCGACGAAGAGTGGCAGGAGATCGCTGGACTGTGA
- a CDS encoding IS110 family transposase, which yields MLNLNIIGIDLAKSSFQVATLSPEHQVLNNRSMSRARLEQWLAKQKPSIVAMEACGSAHYWGRFAESFGHTVMIIAPKTVTPYRQGHKTDSNDALAIAIAARQPSTRSAAVKSVEQQALQSIERMRQHWLDHNRSTSNMMRSLLYEFGITIAKGNTALIRIMPELLDGSSELLPQAFKAQLSKVYQQWQRGRDELKQIEKQLSELIKQQSPCKRLMKLEGVGEVNALALYLILGERGEGFKNGREAAACIGVTPKQFSTGGVTSLGGIGKRIGHKRLRANLIQGALAVAMQLGRRPPKTLKERWLLAIIERRGLRRAAVALVNKTIRTAWAMLHRDQDYQQSQAI from the coding sequence ATGCTTAACCTTAATATCATCGGCATCGACCTGGCAAAATCTTCTTTCCAAGTGGCAACGCTCAGTCCGGAACATCAAGTGTTGAATAACCGCAGTATGTCACGCGCACGACTTGAGCAATGGCTGGCCAAGCAGAAACCCTCCATTGTTGCCATGGAGGCCTGTGGCTCCGCCCACTACTGGGGCCGCTTCGCTGAATCTTTTGGCCACACCGTCATGATCATCGCCCCCAAAACAGTCACCCCATATCGGCAGGGCCATAAAACCGATAGCAACGATGCACTGGCCATCGCGATAGCAGCCCGTCAGCCAAGCACTCGCTCTGCAGCAGTCAAATCGGTTGAACAACAAGCTTTGCAAAGCATTGAGCGGATGCGTCAGCACTGGCTGGATCATAACCGCTCAACCAGCAACATGATGCGTAGCTTGCTCTATGAGTTTGGTATCACCATCGCAAAAGGGAATACAGCACTTATACGGATCATGCCAGAGCTTCTAGACGGCTCGTCTGAGCTTCTTCCTCAGGCCTTCAAAGCTCAGCTTTCAAAGGTGTACCAGCAATGGCAACGGGGGAGAGATGAGCTCAAACAAATAGAGAAGCAGCTATCAGAATTGATAAAGCAGCAGTCGCCCTGCAAGAGGCTCATGAAGCTTGAAGGCGTTGGCGAGGTTAATGCCTTGGCCTTGTATCTCATCTTAGGTGAGCGTGGTGAAGGGTTTAAGAATGGCCGGGAAGCCGCGGCCTGCATTGGAGTGACGCCTAAGCAATTCAGTACCGGGGGCGTCACTTCTTTAGGTGGTATTGGCAAGCGGATAGGCCATAAGCGGCTGCGCGCCAACCTGATTCAGGGGGCATTAGCTGTGGCCATGCAATTAGGCCGTAGGCCACCTAAGACACTCAAAGAAAGATGGCTGTTGGCAATTATTGAGCGACGCGGGCTTCGACGCGCGGCAGTGGCGCTAGTTAACAAAACCATTCGCACTGCCTGGGCCATGTTGCACCGAGATCAGGATTATCAACAATCTCAAGCTATCTAA
- a CDS encoding peptide MFS transporter, with the protein MSAAKPQAGTMLGHPKGLFLLFTTELWERFSYYAMRAILVLYLVDKVQSEGGHGLGWTQAEALDLYGTFTGLVYLTPLFGGWIADNLLGQRKTIIIGGALMAAGQFMLGTPHAWVPGMETEMFYAGLFTLIIGNGLFKPNISTMVGDLYQEGDHRRDGAFTIFYMGINIGAALSGIVVGSVVEAYDGNFQAGFICAGIGMVLSLIIQFAFAQKLLGNIGTVPAAKLERQQATEVRKEPLTAVERDRIKVIMVLGLFTIVFWAGFEQAGGLMNLFTNDFTDRMIGSFEVPTTWFQSLNAIFIVVFAPVIASIWVRMGDREPTSPVKFAMGLILLGIGFLFMMGAVVQMDGDASNKSSMMWLVGAYFFHTMGELCLSPIGLSMVTKLAPLRIASLMMGAWFLFVAVANKVAGFVGSFIGHGGEAEEQLANAMSIFSGIFITAVASGVLLYFISDKLVDWMHGAEDSHPKTEEEALEEEVAVTAEHEGIKN; encoded by the coding sequence ATGAGCGCAGCGAAACCGCAAGCCGGCACCATGCTGGGACACCCTAAGGGGTTGTTCCTGCTGTTCACTACCGAGCTATGGGAACGTTTTAGCTACTACGCTATGCGTGCCATCCTGGTACTTTACCTGGTAGACAAAGTTCAATCTGAAGGCGGTCACGGTCTGGGCTGGACCCAAGCCGAAGCGCTGGATCTCTACGGTACCTTTACTGGTCTGGTGTACCTGACCCCTCTGTTCGGTGGCTGGATCGCCGATAACCTGCTGGGTCAGCGTAAGACCATCATCATTGGTGGCGCCCTGATGGCCGCCGGCCAATTTATGCTGGGTACTCCTCACGCCTGGGTTCCAGGCATGGAAACCGAGATGTTCTACGCCGGTCTGTTTACCCTGATCATCGGTAACGGCCTGTTTAAGCCAAACATCTCCACCATGGTGGGTGACCTGTACCAGGAAGGCGATCACCGCCGTGACGGTGCGTTCACCATCTTCTACATGGGTATCAACATCGGTGCCGCTCTGTCCGGTATTGTTGTAGGCTCCGTGGTTGAAGCCTACGACGGCAACTTCCAGGCTGGCTTTATCTGTGCCGGTATCGGTATGGTGCTGTCCCTGATCATCCAGTTTGCCTTCGCACAGAAGCTGCTGGGTAACATCGGTACCGTTCCCGCTGCAAAGCTGGAGCGTCAGCAAGCCACCGAAGTTCGCAAAGAGCCCCTGACCGCCGTTGAGCGAGACCGCATCAAGGTGATCATGGTGCTGGGTCTGTTCACCATCGTATTCTGGGCAGGCTTCGAGCAGGCCGGTGGTCTGATGAACCTGTTCACCAATGACTTCACCGATCGTATGATCGGTTCCTTCGAAGTCCCCACCACCTGGTTCCAGTCTCTGAACGCCATCTTCATTGTGGTATTCGCCCCTGTGATTGCGTCCATCTGGGTGCGCATGGGTGACCGCGAGCCGACTTCCCCCGTGAAGTTTGCTATGGGTCTGATACTGCTGGGTATCGGCTTCCTGTTCATGATGGGTGCCGTAGTTCAGATGGACGGCGACGCTTCCAACAAGTCCTCCATGATGTGGCTGGTAGGTGCGTACTTCTTCCACACCATGGGTGAGCTGTGTCTGTCCCCCATCGGTCTGTCCATGGTAACCAAGCTGGCTCCCCTGCGTATCGCCTCACTGATGATGGGTGCCTGGTTCCTGTTCGTAGCCGTAGCCAACAAGGTTGCCGGTTTCGTGGGTTCCTTCATTGGTCACGGTGGCGAAGCCGAAGAGCAGCTGGCCAACGCCATGTCCATCTTCTCCGGTATCTTCATCACTGCGGTAGCCTCCGGTGTTCTGCTGTACTTCATCTCCGACAAGCTGGTTGATTGGATGCACGGTGCCGAGGATTCTCACCCCAAGACCGAAGAAGAAGCTCTGGAAGAGGAAGTGGCGGTTACTGCCGAACACGAAGGCATCAAGAACTGA
- a CDS encoding chemotaxis protein CheW, whose translation MSKAAEKALMEYFDVMLTPPKEQLDEVQKANVSRLLEQAAEPEAAPEPQPEPVAEVPEVVAPSIVVEETIEATQHSEVAEPEIESELATETAPPSIDNWREELDEEFQCLYFEVAGLVIAVPLLTLGGIKRLGKLNHLPGSPDWVLGVQLDAQDGKLNVVDSGRWFLSDRPQSDADECDYKFVVCLGETPWSLACESLLDAEPLLKSEVNWQSSSKRPWLAGIVRDKKCVVLDVPELTRMLDAGLDITVKES comes from the coding sequence ATGTCTAAAGCCGCCGAAAAGGCGTTGATGGAGTACTTCGACGTGATGCTGACTCCTCCCAAGGAGCAGCTGGACGAGGTACAGAAGGCCAACGTCAGCCGCTTGCTGGAGCAGGCGGCGGAGCCCGAAGCGGCCCCCGAGCCACAGCCCGAACCCGTGGCGGAAGTGCCCGAGGTGGTGGCCCCGTCAATCGTGGTTGAAGAGACGATTGAAGCAACACAACATTCTGAGGTGGCCGAACCCGAGATAGAATCGGAGCTGGCCACCGAAACCGCGCCTCCCTCCATCGACAATTGGCGGGAGGAGCTGGATGAGGAGTTCCAGTGCCTCTACTTCGAAGTGGCCGGCTTGGTGATCGCCGTCCCTTTGCTTACACTGGGTGGTATTAAAAGACTGGGCAAACTGAACCACCTTCCCGGCAGCCCCGACTGGGTGCTGGGGGTGCAACTGGATGCCCAGGATGGAAAACTCAACGTGGTGGACAGCGGCCGCTGGTTCCTGTCTGACCGACCACAGAGTGACGCCGACGAGTGCGACTACAAGTTCGTGGTGTGTCTGGGGGAAACCCCCTGGTCCCTGGCTTGTGAGTCCCTGTTGGATGCGGAGCCGCTGCTTAAGTCCGAAGTGAACTGGCAGTCGTCGTCGAAGCGTCCATGGCTTGCCGGTATCGTACGGGATAAGAAGTGTGTGGTGCTCGATGTCCCTGAGCTGACCCGCATGCTGGATGCTGGTTTGGATATTACCGTTAAGGAGTCCTGA
- a CDS encoding DUF2802 domain-containing protein: MIELILAAAAAAVSLVALLYAWTCHRKIKGVERKQDALSLLLKEAERQRDGLRRELNELRSGALGVGRKVKGLEEQLAHTQARQDEMSHNDPDARLYSRAMKMVELGAGVEEIVKECEIPMAEAQLLVTLHKAPKS, from the coding sequence GTGATCGAACTGATCCTCGCTGCGGCAGCCGCAGCCGTTTCCCTGGTTGCATTGCTGTACGCCTGGACGTGTCACCGTAAGATCAAAGGGGTTGAACGTAAGCAGGATGCCCTGTCATTGCTTCTGAAGGAAGCGGAGCGACAGCGGGACGGACTGCGCCGGGAACTCAATGAGCTGCGCAGCGGCGCCCTGGGCGTTGGCCGTAAGGTCAAGGGCCTGGAGGAGCAGCTGGCACACACCCAGGCTCGTCAGGACGAGATGTCCCATAACGACCCTGACGCTCGCCTCTACAGCCGCGCCATGAAGATGGTGGAGCTTGGAGCCGGCGTCGAGGAGATCGTCAAGGAGTGCGAAATCCCCATGGCAGAGGCCCAGCTACTGGTCACCCTGCACAAGGCGCCCAAATCCTAG
- a CDS encoding EscU/YscU/HrcU family type III secretion system export apparatus switch protein — protein MSDKKAVALQYDQKSAPKVVASGEGAQAYDIEQAALEAGILVHEDQQLAEVLSKLEVGQEVPPALYVVVAELIAYAYMLEGKFPEQWTNIHNKIDFKV, from the coding sequence ATGAGTGATAAGAAGGCGGTAGCCCTCCAGTATGATCAGAAAAGCGCCCCCAAGGTGGTGGCCAGCGGCGAAGGGGCCCAGGCCTACGACATTGAGCAGGCTGCTTTGGAGGCCGGCATTCTGGTGCACGAAGACCAGCAGCTGGCGGAGGTGCTTTCCAAGCTGGAGGTGGGCCAGGAAGTGCCGCCGGCACTCTACGTGGTGGTGGCCGAGCTCATCGCCTACGCCTACATGCTGGAAGGGAAGTTCCCCGAGCAGTGGACCAACATCCACAACAAGATCGACTTTAAGGTGTAG
- a CDS encoding IS110 family transposase, giving the protein MSIKAIGIDLAKSVFQVCVLLEDGSILWNRKVKREKLLHTLLEFPTDTLVAMESCARSHYWGRRLQQAGYQVKLIPAQHVKPMVSAQKNDANDALAICEAAFRPKLHPVPIKTIEQQDIKALRCVRQRMVDYRTALACQIRGLAGEYGVNFSTGIKLLRNQLPESVEDGDNGLSFVMRGLLLRMERELKALDEEIKAIEQEIHQLCKQQPRYQLLQSIPGFGPIVAAAFVSEVGDGRQFSNGRQLAAWCGLVPKQHSTGGKTRLGSITKAGNKQLRVLLIHGARAVFAHVAKRNDRLGRWLSNLIVRRGKRKAIVALANKLARIAWSMTVSGSQFELNHAFTASK; this is encoded by the coding sequence ATGTCTATTAAAGCCATTGGAATTGATTTAGCCAAGAGTGTTTTTCAGGTTTGCGTTCTGCTGGAGGATGGCTCCATCCTTTGGAACCGCAAGGTCAAAAGAGAAAAGCTGCTGCACACACTCCTTGAATTCCCAACGGATACACTGGTGGCCATGGAGTCTTGTGCTCGTTCTCACTATTGGGGAAGGCGGCTCCAGCAAGCCGGTTACCAGGTGAAGCTCATCCCCGCACAACATGTAAAACCCATGGTGTCTGCGCAAAAGAACGATGCCAATGATGCGCTGGCCATTTGCGAAGCGGCTTTCCGCCCTAAGTTGCATCCAGTTCCCATAAAGACCATTGAGCAGCAAGACATTAAGGCTCTGCGCTGCGTCCGGCAGAGAATGGTCGACTACAGAACGGCACTGGCCTGTCAGATACGTGGCTTGGCAGGAGAATATGGCGTTAACTTCAGTACCGGGATAAAGCTGTTGAGAAATCAGTTACCCGAATCCGTTGAAGATGGCGATAACGGGTTGAGCTTTGTCATGCGGGGGCTGTTGCTGCGGATGGAGCGGGAGCTCAAGGCTCTGGATGAGGAGATCAAAGCCATAGAGCAGGAGATTCATCAGCTGTGCAAACAGCAACCCCGCTATCAACTTTTGCAGAGCATTCCGGGGTTCGGTCCCATTGTCGCGGCAGCTTTCGTCAGTGAAGTGGGTGACGGCCGACAGTTTTCCAACGGTCGTCAACTGGCGGCTTGGTGTGGCTTGGTTCCAAAGCAGCACAGCACCGGAGGCAAAACCCGGCTGGGCAGCATTACCAAGGCAGGAAACAAGCAACTGCGGGTGCTGTTAATTCACGGGGCAAGAGCGGTCTTCGCTCATGTGGCCAAACGAAATGACAGGCTGGGAAGATGGCTGAGCAATCTGATAGTGCGCCGGGGCAAGCGCAAGGCAATCGTGGCCCTGGCCAATAAACTGGCCCGGATTGCCTGGAGCATGACGGTCAGCGGCAGCCAGTTCGAGTTGAATCACGCTTTCACAGCTTCCAAATAA